In Sebaldella termitidis ATCC 33386, one DNA window encodes the following:
- a CDS encoding carboxylesterase family protein produces MKKKFLKLLAILLLVSVTATSAETVSQSAKSTINVQTSIFRENTVRNTEFGVIKGKIDTEHNVLIWTGVPYAKAPTDELRWKKPVNPDKWSGILNTEKPGNIALQASGDGITGSEDCLNLDIYRPNTDSKNLPVILYIHGGNNQGGKSGEITGNALVNDLDAIFISVNYRLGPLGFNPLPALNTGDNEEDSGNYALLDMAKALDWTKNNIANFGGNPENITISGFSAGGRDVMAMLISPTFQGKFQKAVSFSGGMTIADKAASEKVFAKAIAPLAVQDNIKKNEQEAYKWLLTKDPAVKTYLYGIKAERLAPLMGNAGIRMSVFPHLYNDGNVIPENGFETKNYNPVPLLMLTGSSEFSMFAKFDPYFGQYFKDDQISGKGLKEFNFASKYGGKLYGLFNVEDSTEKMFPNYKADIYGMEIKFGDNKEAVGEKMALYGAFHGVFVPLLDTDSQNYTWLAGDAYNSAGAQELSLIFKKYLYNFIRTGNPNGENLVYWDKWSKENEKLGKSLLYLDADTKQAYSYMGKKEFTYKDVLNEMDRDNTITKEAKKKIISEVLNGRWFSGGLDKKYRNKQLWPE; encoded by the coding sequence ATGAAAAAAAAATTTTTAAAACTTCTGGCAATATTGTTATTAGTGTCGGTTACTGCTACAAGTGCCGAAACTGTCTCTCAATCAGCTAAAAGCACTATTAATGTGCAAACATCCATTTTTAGGGAAAATACTGTCAGAAATACTGAATTTGGAGTAATAAAGGGTAAAATTGATACAGAACACAATGTTCTGATCTGGACAGGAGTTCCTTATGCCAAAGCCCCCACAGATGAATTAAGATGGAAAAAGCCCGTAAATCCGGATAAGTGGTCAGGAATTCTGAACACCGAAAAGCCGGGAAATATTGCACTTCAGGCATCCGGAGACGGGATTACCGGTTCCGAAGACTGTCTGAATCTGGATATTTACCGTCCAAATACCGATTCAAAAAACCTTCCAGTAATTTTATATATACATGGTGGTAATAATCAGGGCGGGAAATCCGGGGAAATTACAGGAAATGCATTAGTAAATGATCTGGACGCTATTTTTATATCTGTAAACTACCGGCTTGGACCTCTTGGCTTTAATCCCCTGCCTGCACTGAATACCGGAGATAATGAGGAAGATTCGGGAAATTACGCATTGCTCGATATGGCCAAAGCTCTTGACTGGACAAAAAATAATATAGCGAATTTTGGGGGGAATCCTGAAAATATAACTATTTCAGGATTTTCAGCAGGAGGAAGAGATGTAATGGCTATGCTGATTTCTCCAACATTTCAGGGAAAATTTCAAAAAGCTGTGTCATTCAGCGGCGGAATGACAATAGCGGACAAAGCTGCCAGTGAAAAGGTTTTTGCTAAAGCTATTGCACCTTTAGCAGTTCAGGATAATATCAAAAAAAATGAGCAGGAGGCATATAAGTGGCTTCTCACTAAAGATCCGGCTGTAAAGACTTACCTTTACGGAATTAAAGCAGAAAGACTGGCTCCTCTTATGGGAAATGCCGGTATCAGAATGAGTGTATTCCCACATCTTTATAATGACGGAAATGTCATTCCTGAAAATGGTTTTGAAACAAAAAACTATAATCCGGTTCCTCTGCTGATGTTAACAGGCAGCAGTGAATTTTCAATGTTTGCAAAATTTGACCCGTATTTCGGGCAATATTTTAAAGATGATCAAATAAGCGGAAAAGGACTTAAGGAATTCAATTTTGCCAGCAAATACGGCGGAAAATTATATGGATTATTTAATGTAGAAGATTCCACGGAAAAAATGTTCCCTAACTACAAAGCAGACATTTACGGTATGGAAATAAAATTCGGTGATAATAAAGAGGCAGTCGGAGAAAAAATGGCTTTATACGGAGCTTTCCACGGGGTATTTGTTCCTTTGCTGGATACTGACAGCCAAAATTATACATGGCTGGCAGGAGACGCTTATAACTCTGCCGGAGCACAGGAGCTCAGCCTTATATTCAAAAAATATCTTTATAACTTCATAAGAACAGGGAATCCAAATGGAGAAAACCTTGTATACTGGGATAAATGGTCTAAAGAAAACGAAAAACTGGGAAAATCTCTGTTGTATCTGGACGCTGATACTAAGCAGGCATATAGTTATATGGGGAAAAAGGAATTTACATATAAAGATGTCTTGAATGAAATGGATAGAGATAATACCATAACAAAAGAAGCCAAAAAGAAAATAATTTCAGAGGTATTAAACGGAAGATGGTTTAGCGGAGGATTAGATAAAAAATACAGAAATAAACAGCTGTGGCCTGAGTAA
- a CDS encoding phosphopentomutase, with protein MKRRFIVIVLDSFGVGYMDDVPEVRPEDIGANTCRHILEKFPKLQLDNLEKLGIMNALGEEVGAMKKSSFCTYGKAKLMHYGGDTFFGHQEIMGTLPRKPLMKPFSFYLEKVYNALLEKGYKVEKVGNNLKYLLVNGCIAVGDNLETDLGQVYNVTSTLSELTFDEILKVGRIVRQNVEVARVIVFAGENSSIESIKAAAEEKEGTYMGINAPKSRVYEKGYMVRHLGYGIDPETQVPTIMGKDGQNAILIGKVADIVENDHGKSYMGLVDTKTIFDITLDEIDKINEGFICVNIQETDLAGHAENTARYAEILELSDKYIEKIMEKITDDDILIVTADHGNDPTIGHSRHTRENVPLLIYKKDMQNTFIGVRDSLSDIGATAAEYFNIKMPQNGKSFLNKL; from the coding sequence ATGAAAAGAAGATTTATTGTAATAGTTCTGGACAGCTTTGGCGTGGGATATATGGATGATGTTCCTGAGGTAAGACCGGAAGATATCGGAGCTAATACATGCAGACATATCCTTGAAAAATTCCCTAAGCTACAGCTTGATAATCTGGAAAAACTGGGAATTATGAATGCACTTGGAGAAGAAGTCGGAGCAATGAAAAAAAGCAGCTTTTGCACTTACGGAAAAGCAAAATTAATGCACTACGGCGGAGATACCTTCTTCGGACATCAGGAAATCATGGGAACTCTTCCAAGAAAACCGTTAATGAAGCCTTTTAGTTTTTATCTCGAAAAAGTATATAATGCTCTTTTGGAAAAAGGCTATAAAGTAGAAAAAGTAGGTAATAACCTGAAATACCTCCTCGTAAACGGCTGTATCGCAGTCGGCGATAATCTGGAAACAGATCTCGGACAGGTCTATAATGTTACTTCTACACTTTCAGAGCTTACTTTCGATGAAATACTGAAAGTGGGAAGAATCGTACGTCAAAATGTGGAGGTGGCAAGAGTAATAGTTTTTGCCGGGGAAAATTCAAGCATTGAAAGTATAAAAGCTGCCGCTGAGGAAAAAGAAGGAACTTATATGGGAATAAATGCCCCAAAATCAAGAGTTTATGAAAAAGGCTATATGGTGAGACATCTTGGTTACGGAATAGACCCTGAAACACAGGTTCCCACTATTATGGGAAAAGACGGGCAAAATGCTATACTCATTGGAAAAGTGGCTGACATAGTGGAAAATGACCATGGTAAAAGTTATATGGGACTGGTTGATACCAAAACTATTTTTGATATTACACTTGATGAAATAGATAAAATAAATGAAGGATTTATTTGCGTGAATATTCAGGAAACAGATCTTGCAGGTCACGCTGAAAATACTGCAAGATATGCAGAGATTCTGGAACTTTCCGATAAATATATAGAAAAAATCATGGAAAAAATTACAGATGACGATATTCTTATAGTTACAGCGGATCACGGCAACGATCCTACTATAGGACACTCAAGACATACAAGAGAGAATGTTCCCCTGCTGATTTACAAGAAAGATATGCAGAATACATTTATAGGAGTAAGAGACTCCCTGTCTGATATCGGTGCCACTGCTGCGGAATATTTTAACATAAAAATGCCGCAAAACGGAAAAAGCTTTCTTAATAAACTCTAA